CGGGAGGAGGCGCGGGGCGCTGCTGCCGCTCGGGCGCGGAGGGGTCTATAGGGAATCCTATAGGCGATCCTACAGCGGGCCCTATAGGGGATTCTATAAGGGGTCATAGCGACTGCGGGGGGGGGAGATGGGGGGTGCGTAATGAGGGCGGCTGTTGGTGCAACGGTATCGCTCTATAGGACATGTTTGCGGGGACGCTGCCGGGATGAGCTGGGGGGAACACGGGGCTGCCGCGGGGGGAAACAGACGGGCGCAGAGACACATGGGGCTGAAGCAGGGGCTGCACGGAGGTGGAACAGAGGGGGGGGCACGGAACACAGAGCCCGGGCGCAGGGAGGACGCTGCACGGGGCAGTGCAAGAGAAGGGCCCCGTAGCGTTGTATGCGGGGTGCTACGGGGTGGGGGGGCACGGGGGATATAGGGGCGTGTTGCTATAGGGAAACCCAACACCCGAACCCTAacatccccccccccagccctcagttttgctcttttggggttttctttggGGAATTTCCAATGAAACCGACAAAAAAAGCgtcccccccaaaaaaacccaataaaacattttttcaaaaagcggaaagaaatatgaaaaatttaaaaaaaaaagaaaatttgaaaacgagagaaaaagggacaaaaaggggaaaaaaaaaacctgagacAGGGCGGAGCCGCTGAGGCCCCGCCCACAGACGCAGCCACCCTGAAATCACCGCGCTTTTATTGGGCCCCCCCCGCGCTGCAGCGCCGGGGCAGGACAGAAAGGCACNTTCCAtcccctcccagcacctcccagtttGCCCCAGCGCCCCGCCAAGCGCCCCGTCCCCCTCCCGGTGCCCCCCCCTCGCGGTGCTCACCAGCTGCCCGGCCAGCAGCGGCATGTACTCGATGATGGCCAGCCGCACGCGCCACTTGGCGTCCTCGGCCAGCTCGACGATGGCGGGCAGCAGGGACTGGGAGAGCTGCCGGATGCCGATCACCTCGTTGACGCAGTCCAGGTTGGAGATGATGTTCAGCCGCACCTCGGGGCACTGCGGGGCGGCACGCTGTCACCCGGCGTCACCCGGCCCCGCCGAGCCGCGACACCCCCAGCCCGAGCCCCGCCACGGAGCAGGCCCCACGTCCCCACCCCCGCTGCCCCCATCCCACCCTCTGTCCTCGCTtcatgtccccctgtccccgcTCTGCGTCCGTACGTCCTCACcccagctgtccccatccctACCCCGTGTCCCCGCTCCGTGTCCCCCTGCGCCCGTGTCCTTATGTCCCCATCCCGCGTCCCCGTCCCCACCGCAGCAGTCTCCCTGTCCCCACTCTGTGTCCCCACCGCAGCAGTCTCCCTGTCCGCACTCTGTGTCCCCACCTCACGTCCCCCCGTCCCCACGGTGACATCCCCCCCAGCATCACCTCACCCCCCCGCATCCCCCCGCCCCCGTCCCGCGTCCCCACGTCACCTCGTCCTTCAGCTGCGCCAGGAAcaggggcaggaggtgctccacCGTGTTGTCCTTGCCCAGGATGGGGGACAGCCCCATGATGACCGAGGCCAGCGCCGACTTCACGTGCTGGTTGGCGTCGGACACCAGCTCCTGGGGACAAGCAGCGGCGTGACGTCCCCAGGCAACCCTGGCAACACCCCCCGCCCCCGAGGAGCCCCTACCTTGATGCAGGGCAGGATCTGGCCCATGATGACGGCCTCGCGGCAGTCGGGGGACAAGTTCTCGCAGAACTCTGCAGAGCGGCGGGGTCACAGCGGCGTCACGCGGGGACGGCAGAGCCCCCCCACACGGCGTCCCTGGGGGCAccgcagccccgcagcgcgGACGGGGGGCACCGGGGACCCCGTGGTGGCACAGGGGACGGGGGGCGGCGCTGACCTTTGACCTTGTGGGAGGCGGCCGCCCGCACCTCGGCCTCGCAGTCCTTCATCAGGTTCTGGAAGGCGCCCACCAGGTCCGTCTTGGTGATCTCGGGGCCCACGGCTTTCTGCAGCTGGGGGGCAAAGGGCAGGGGTCAGCATGGGGGTCAGCCAGGGCGGCCCAACGGGGACTCCCTAGGGGGGGAACGGGATGCACAGGGGTCAGGACGCAGGTGGGGGGTCACAGGCACAGGTCAAGGGTCACGCTGGGGGGCGGGGGGCACCCNNNNNNNNNNNNNNNNNNNNNNNNNNNNNNNNNNNNNNNNNNNNNNNNNNNNNNNNNNNNNNNNNNNNNNNNNNNNNNNNNNNNNNNNNNNNNNNNNNNNNNNNNNNNNNNNNNNNNNNNNNNNNNNNNNNNNNNNNNNNNNNNNNNNNNNNNNNNNNNNNNNNNNNNNNNNNNNNNNNNNNNNNNNNNNNNNNNNNNNNNNNNNNNNNNNNNNNNNNNNNNNNNNNNNNNNNNNNNNNNNNNNNNNNNNNNNNNNNNNNNNNNNNNNNNNNNNNNNNNNNNNNNNNNNNNNNNNNNNNNNNNNNNNNNNNNNNNNNNNNNNNNNNNNNNNNNNNNNNNNNNNNNNNNNNNNNNNNNNNNNNNNNNNNNNNNNNNNNNNNNNNNNNNNNNNNNNNNNNNNNNNNNNNNNNNNNNNNNNNNNNNNNNNNNNNNNNNNNNNNNNNNNNNNNNNNNNNNNNNNNNNNNNNNNNNNNNNNNNNNNNNNNNNNNNNNNNNNNNNNNNNNNNNNNNNNNNNNNNNNNNNNNNNNNNNNNNNNNNNNNNNNNNNNNNNNNNNNNNNNNNNNNNNNNNNNNNNNNNNNNNNNNNNNNNNNNNNNNNNNNNNNNNNNNNNNNNNNNNNNNNNNNNNNNNNNNNNNNNNNNNNNNNNNNNNNNNNNNNNNNNNNNNNNNNNNNNNNNNNNNNNNNNNNNNNNNNNNNNNNNNNNNNNNNNNNNNNNNNNNNNNNNNNNNNNNNNNNNNNNNNNNNNNNNNNNNNNNNNNNNNNNNNNNNNNNNNNNNNNNNNNNNNNNNNNNNNNNNNNNNNNNNNNNNNNNNNNNNNNNNNNNNNNNNNNNNNNNNNNNNNNNNNNNNNNNNNNNNNNNNNNNNNNNNNNNNNNNNNNNNNNNNNNNNNNNNNNNNNNNNNNNNNNNNNNNNNNNNNNNNNNNNNNNNNNNNNNNNNNNNNNNNNNNNNNNNNNNNNNNNNNNNNNNNNNNNNNNNNNNNNNNNNNNNNNNNNNNNNNNNNNNNNNNNNNNNNNNNNNNNNNNNNNNNNNNNNNNNNNNNNNNNNNNNNNNNNNNNNNNNNNNNNNNNNNNNNNNNNNNNNNNNNNNNNNNNNNNNNNNNNNNNNNNNNNNNNNNNNNNNNNNNNNNNNNNNNNNNNNNNNNNNNNNNNNNNNNNNNNNNNNNNNNNNNNNNNNNNNNNNNNNNNNNNNNNNNNNNNNNNNNNNNNNNNNNNNNNNNNNNNNNNNNNNNNNNNNNNNNNNNNNNNNNNNNNNNNNNNNNNNNNNNNNNNNNNNNNNNNNNNNNNNNNNNNNNNNNNNNNNNNNNNNNNNNNNNNNNNNNNNNNNNNNNNNNNNNNNNNNNNNNNNNNNNNNNNNNNNNNNNNNNNNNNNNNNNNNNNNNNNNNNNNNNNNNNNNNNNNNNNNNNNNNNNNNNNNNNNNNNNNNNNNNNNNNNNNNNNNNNNNNNNNNNNNNNNNNNNNNNNNNNNNNNNNNNNNNNNNNNNNNNNNNNNNNNNNNNNNNNNNNNNNNNNNNNNNNNNNNNNNNNNNNNNNNNNNNNNNNNNNNNNNNNNNNNNNNNNNNNNNNNNNNNNNNNNNNNNNNNNNNNNNNNNNNNNNNNNNNNNNNNNNNNNNNNNNNNNNNNNNNNNNNNNNNNNNNNNNNNNNNNNNNNNNNNNNNNNNNNNNNNNNNNNNNNNNNNNNNNNNNNNNNNNNNNNNNNNNNNNNNNNNNNNNNNNNNNNNNNNNNNNNNNNNNNNNNNNNNNNNNNNNNNNNNNNNNNNNNNNNNNNNNNNNNNNNNNNNNNNNNNNNNNNNNNNNNNNNNNNNNNNNNNNNNNNNNNNNNNNNNNNNNNNNNNNNNNNNNNNNNNNNNNNNNNNNNNNNNNNNNNNNNNNNNNNNNNNNNNNNNNNNNNNNNNNNNNNNNNNNNNNNNNNNNNNNNNNNNNNNNNNNNNNNNNNNNNNNNNNNNNNNNNNNNNNNNNNNNNNNNNNNNNNNNNNNNNNNNNNNNNNNNNNNNNNNNNNNNNNNNNNNNNNNNNNNNNNNNNNNNNNNNNNNNNNNNNNNNNNNNNNNNNNNNNNNNNNNNNNNNNNNNNNNNNNNNNNNNNNNNNNNNNNNNNNNNNNNNNNNNNNNNNNNNNNNNNNNNNNNNNNNNNNNNNNNNNNNNNNNNNNNNNNNNNNNNNNNNNNNNNNNNNNNNNNNNNNNNNNNNNNNNNNNNNNNNNNNNNNNNNNNNNNNNNNNNNNNNNNNNNNNNNNNNNNNNNNNNNNNNNNNNNNNNNNNNNNNNNNNNNNNNNNNNNNNNNNNNNNNNNNNNNNNNNNNNNNNNNNNNNNNNNNNNNNNNNNNNNNNNNNNNNNNNNNNNNNNNNNNNNNNNNNNNNNNNNNNNNNNNNNNNNNNNNNNNNNNNNNNNNNNNNNNNNNNNNNNNNNNNNNNNNNNNNNNNNNNNNNNNNNNNNNNNNNNNNNNNNNNNNNNNNNNNNNNNNNNNNNNNNNNNNNNNNNNNNNNNNNNNNNNNNNNNNNNNNNNNNNNNNNNNNNNNNNNNNNNNNNNNNNNNNNNNNNNNNNNNNNNNNNNNNNNNNNNNNNNNNNNNNNNNNNNNNNNNNNNNNNNNNNNNNNNNNNNNNNNNNNNNNNNNNNNNNNNNNNNNNNNNNNNNNNNNNNNNNNNNNNNNNNNNNNNNNNNNNNNNNNNNNNNNNNNNNNNNNNNNNNNNNNNNNNNNNNNNNNNNNNNNNNNNNNNNNNNNNNNNNNNNNNNNNNNNNNNNNNNNNNNNNNNNNNNNNNNNNNNNNNNNNNNNNNNNNNNNNNNNNNNNNNNNNNNNNNNNNNNNNNNNNNNNNNNNNNNNNTTTCCGCGCCAACGCCGCCAGCACCgccgccacctccctgggccCCACCTCGGCCCCCGCCGCCACCTCGGCCAGCACCGCCCGGTCCGCGCCCATGGCCAGCGCCGTCCGCAGCGTCTCCTGGCACTTCGAGGTCCCCACGGCGGCGGCGATCACCTCGGCCGCCCCCCCGCGCTCCCGCAGCCGCACGGCCTCCTCCAGGGCGATCTCGCAGAAGGGGTTCATGGAGTGCTTCACCCCCTCGGTCTGCACCCCCTGCCCGCCCGGCAGCACCCGCACCTGCGGGACGGGACCGAACCGGGCCCTGAGGCCTACGCGGGGCCTACGCCGCGTTCTGAGGCCCCGAGCCGCCCCGTGACGCCCGCGCGGGGCCCGCCCCGAGACGCGGGGTCGCACCGCGGCCCGACCCCGCGCCGGCCCGCCCGTCTTCCCGCACCTTCACGGCGAAGTCGATGACCCGCTTCACCCCCACCAGCACCCGCAGCGCCGCCATCGCCGCCGCCCTCTCTTCTCCGCCCCCTTCCGAACTTCTGACCAATCAGCGCACGCCCGCCCCGAGGTACCGACCAATCAACTGAGGCAAGGGAACCGCGCGTCCCTCTCACGTGACGTTGGAGGGCGGTGAGGGTCACGGCGCGGAACCTATGTGCGTTCCCACCCGGAAACGGACCCACTACACTTTGGTTCCGCCCCACATTGGTTCCCCACCCGTTTCGGCCTCCCCCTCCCGTGGATCCCAGCACACTGTGTTGCCCAACAGAGCTCCCCTCTGTGCGGTCCCCTCCGAGTAAAGTTACCACGTATTGGTGCTCCCTCCCCCTATTTGGTTCCCCCTTACTCCTCCCACATTTCTTTCTCCCCCCAAC
The genomic region above belongs to Numida meleagris isolate 19003 breed g44 Domestic line unplaced genomic scaffold, NumMel1.0 unplaced_Scaffold501, whole genome shotgun sequence and contains:
- the LOC110391777 gene encoding serine/threonine-protein phosphatase 2A 65 kDa regulatory subunit A alpha isoform-like translates to MKDCEAEVRAAASHKVKEFCENLSPDCREAVIMGQILPCIKELVSDANQHVKSALASVIMGLSPILGKDNTVEHLLPLFLAQLKDECPEVRLNIISNLDCVNEVIGIRQLSQSLLPAIVELAEDAKWRVRLAIIEYMPLLAGQLVSTARGGHREGDGALGGALGQTGRCWEGMEXAMTPYRIPYRARCRIAYRIPYRPLRARAAAAPRASSRRSSAAGPAPRRHCSQSPLRMRRSGQWAEGGRGYGAPPRPSRCGFPPA